In Sediminitomix flava, a single genomic region encodes these proteins:
- the ggt gene encoding gamma-glutamyltransferase — MLTTKLIRKAFLLSFLFTISFSSFSQDRIASNKFATRSEVIAKNGMAATSHPLATQVALDILKKGGNAIDAAIAANATLGLMEPTGCGIGGDIFAIVWSVDDQKLFGLNGSGRTPAKLNLDYFASNELNKIPAFGPLPVTVPGAVDGWFELHNKFGALKMKEILSPAIAYAREGFPVTELIGYYLNRSARYFKKYPNFEEIYMPNGKALEKGSFFKNPYLADTYEKIAKGGRDAFYKGEIAETIASFIQEQGGFLSVEDLANHKSEWVEPISTNYRGYDVWELPPNGQGTAALQILNLMEAYDVRAMGFGSTEYVHHFVEAKKLAFEDRAKYYADPAFNDLPIEQLISKEYADERRELINPDRAARRVDAGKLRDGDTIYLTVADKFGNMVSLIQSNYRGMGSGMVPPKLGFMLQDRGELFSLEEGHMNVFEPNKRPFHTIIPAFITKDGKPWVSFGLMGGGMQPQGHAQVVMNMIDFDMNLQEAGDAPRIRHTGSSEPTGEVMTDGGTVVLESGFDYDTIRELMLKGHKVKFGLGGYGGFQAILYDEETGVYYGASESRKDGQAAGF, encoded by the coding sequence ATGCTTACTACAAAACTAATCCGAAAGGCATTTCTTTTGTCTTTCCTATTTACAATTTCATTTTCTTCATTTTCCCAAGACAGAATTGCGAGCAATAAGTTTGCTACTCGATCTGAAGTAATTGCTAAAAATGGAATGGCAGCCACATCTCATCCTTTAGCGACTCAAGTGGCTCTCGATATTTTAAAAAAAGGAGGAAACGCCATTGACGCTGCTATTGCTGCCAATGCTACCCTCGGACTGATGGAACCAACAGGTTGTGGTATTGGAGGGGATATTTTTGCAATTGTATGGTCAGTCGATGATCAGAAATTGTTTGGACTAAACGGAAGTGGAAGAACTCCTGCAAAACTGAATTTGGACTACTTTGCAAGTAATGAACTTAACAAAATCCCTGCTTTTGGACCTTTACCTGTTACAGTTCCAGGAGCTGTAGATGGTTGGTTTGAGCTCCATAATAAATTTGGGGCATTAAAAATGAAAGAAATTCTTTCACCTGCAATTGCATATGCTCGTGAAGGTTTTCCAGTGACAGAGTTGATCGGTTATTATTTAAATAGATCAGCTAGGTATTTTAAGAAGTATCCAAATTTTGAAGAAATCTACATGCCTAATGGAAAGGCTTTAGAAAAAGGGTCGTTCTTTAAAAATCCATATTTGGCAGATACCTATGAGAAAATAGCCAAAGGTGGAAGGGATGCTTTTTATAAAGGAGAAATAGCGGAGACGATAGCCTCTTTTATACAAGAACAAGGTGGTTTCTTGAGTGTTGAAGATCTGGCTAATCACAAATCGGAGTGGGTTGAGCCAATTTCTACAAATTATAGAGGTTACGATGTTTGGGAATTACCTCCAAATGGACAGGGAACGGCAGCACTTCAAATTTTGAATTTGATGGAAGCTTATGACGTCAGAGCTATGGGGTTTGGAAGCACGGAATATGTCCACCATTTTGTAGAAGCAAAGAAGTTGGCATTTGAAGATAGAGCTAAATATTATGCAGACCCCGCTTTTAATGACTTGCCAATTGAGCAACTCATATCTAAAGAATATGCAGACGAGCGAAGAGAGCTGATCAATCCTGACCGAGCTGCTAGAAGAGTAGACGCAGGGAAACTTAGAGATGGAGATACGATTTATTTGACTGTTGCAGACAAGTTCGGAAATATGGTTTCTTTGATTCAGAGTAATTACAGAGGTATGGGCTCGGGCATGGTTCCTCCAAAATTAGGATTTATGTTGCAAGATAGAGGTGAATTATTCTCTTTGGAAGAAGGGCATATGAATGTATTTGAACCAAATAAACGACCATTTCATACCATTATACCTGCTTTTATCACTAAAGATGGAAAGCCTTGGGTGAGTTTTGGATTGATGGGAGGAGGAATGCAGCCGCAAGGTCATGCGCAAGTAGTCATGAATATGATTGATTTTGATATGAACCTTCAAGAAGCAGGAGATGCCCCTCGAATTAGGCACACAGGTTCATCTGAACCAACAGGAGAGGTCATGACAGATGGAGGAACTGTGGTTCTAGAATCGGGATTTGATTATGATACCATCCGAGAATTAATGTTGAAAGGACATAAAGTGAAATTTGGTTTAGGAGGATACGGAGGATTCCAAGCCATTCTTTATGATGAAGAGACAGGAGTCTATTATGGTGCTTCAGAGTCAAGAAAAGATGGGCAAGCAGCCGGTTTTTAG
- a CDS encoding anthranilate synthase component I family protein, with translation MSSFNLRSNYRYMLADTITPVSLYLKLRDRFANSILLESSDYHGTENSFSYICADPMASFKVQNGDVEFSFPDGQKVNRQLEKPSDAVMHLNTFLNSFSDCSEQDLPEDKQGKFITNGLFGYMGFDAVQYYEDIKFENEDRDEIPQIYYNVYRYVIAIDHFHNELYILEHHYGEDKESRLDEIAELINSQNVPTFGFNRTGEETSNFEDKEFLEVLKKGKEHCYRGDVFQIVLSRRFATAFQGDEFNVYRALRSINPSPYLFYFDYGSFKIFGSSPEAQIVLNNQQATIYPIAGTFRRTGNDTADAELAQKLLEDPKENAEHVMLVDLARNDLSRNGEQVKVEVYKEIQYYSHVIHLVSKVSAKLTDETVPVQVVADTFPAGTLSGAPKYKAMELIDRYENGSRSYYGGAIGFMGFNGDFNHAIMIRSFLSKNNHLQYQAGAGVVAKSSEESELQEVHNKLAALRTAMNLAEKM, from the coding sequence ATGAGTTCATTCAATTTACGTTCCAACTATCGATACATGCTGGCAGACACGATTACGCCTGTCAGCTTGTATTTAAAATTAAGAGATCGATTTGCTAATTCGATTTTGCTAGAAAGTTCTGATTATCATGGTACTGAAAATAGCTTTTCATACATCTGTGCAGATCCGATGGCAAGTTTCAAAGTCCAGAATGGAGATGTGGAATTTTCATTTCCTGACGGACAGAAAGTAAATCGTCAACTAGAAAAGCCTTCAGATGCAGTCATGCATCTGAATACTTTTCTGAATAGTTTTTCAGATTGCTCAGAGCAAGATTTACCAGAAGATAAGCAAGGGAAGTTTATCACCAACGGTCTTTTTGGGTATATGGGTTTTGATGCTGTTCAGTATTATGAAGACATAAAATTTGAGAATGAAGATCGAGATGAGATTCCTCAAATATATTACAATGTCTATCGGTATGTGATTGCTATTGACCATTTCCATAACGAGCTTTATATTTTGGAACATCATTATGGCGAAGATAAAGAAAGCCGATTAGATGAGATTGCAGAATTGATCAACTCTCAAAATGTTCCAACATTTGGTTTTAACAGAACAGGAGAGGAAACTTCCAACTTTGAAGACAAAGAATTTTTGGAAGTACTGAAAAAAGGAAAAGAACATTGTTATCGTGGAGATGTATTCCAGATCGTTCTTTCAAGAAGATTCGCAACAGCATTCCAAGGCGACGAATTTAATGTCTACCGAGCACTACGTTCCATTAACCCTTCCCCATATCTTTTCTACTTCGATTACGGCAGCTTCAAAATCTTTGGTTCCTCACCAGAAGCCCAAATCGTTCTCAATAATCAACAAGCCACTATCTACCCAATTGCTGGGACTTTCCGAAGAACAGGAAATGATACCGCAGATGCAGAATTAGCACAAAAACTCCTTGAAGATCCTAAAGAAAATGCAGAGCATGTGATGCTTGTAGATCTAGCTCGAAATGATTTGAGCAGGAATGGAGAACAAGTAAAAGTAGAAGTCTACAAAGAAATTCAATATTACTCTCACGTTATTCACTTAGTATCTAAAGTTTCTGCAAAGCTGACGGATGAAACTGTGCCCGTACAGGTAGTTGCTGATACATTCCCTGCAGGTACATTATCTGGAGCACCAAAATATAAAGCCATGGAATTGATTGATCGTTATGAGAATGGAAGTCGTTCTTATTACGGTGGTGCGATTGGTTTTATGGGCTTCAATGGCGATTTCAACCATGCAATTATGATTAGATCATTCTTAAGCAAAAATAACCATTTGCAATACCAAGCAGGAGCAGGAGTTGTCGCGAAGTCATCTGAAGAGAGTGAGCTTCAAGAAGTGCATAACAAGTTAGCTGCCTTAAGAACGGCAATGAATTTGGCAGAAAAGATGTAA
- a CDS encoding anthranilate synthase component II, translating into MKILVLDNYDSFVYNLVHILRELGQEPDVIRNDKISLEEVAKYDKILLSPGPGIPSEAGIMPELIKKYGSSKSILGVCLGHQAIGEAFGADLINMKDVLHGIQGVATQTDTRDTVFFEGAKDAFEIAHYHSWAIERASLEGTDLLLTAVDKDGQVMAVKHKDYDVRGVQFHPESVLTEGGKQMIKNWLEN; encoded by the coding sequence TTGAAAATATTGGTGTTGGACAACTACGATTCATTTGTATATAATCTAGTACATATCCTTAGAGAATTGGGACAAGAGCCCGATGTCATTCGTAACGATAAAATTTCTTTAGAAGAAGTTGCGAAGTACGATAAAATTCTACTTTCTCCAGGTCCAGGAATTCCTTCTGAAGCGGGAATTATGCCTGAATTGATCAAGAAGTATGGTTCAAGTAAAAGCATTTTAGGAGTTTGCCTTGGTCATCAAGCGATTGGTGAAGCTTTTGGAGCTGATTTGATCAATATGAAAGATGTACTTCACGGAATTCAAGGTGTGGCTACACAAACTGATACTAGAGATACAGTTTTCTTTGAGGGGGCAAAAGATGCTTTTGAGATCGCACATTATCATTCTTGGGCAATTGAAAGAGCTTCATTGGAAGGAACAGATTTGTTACTGACAGCCGTAGATAAAGACGGACAGGTAATGGCCGTAAAGCACAAAGATTATGATGTAAGAGGAGTGCAATTTCACCCAGAATCAGTATTGACAGAAGGTGGGAAACAAATGATCAAGAATTGGTTAGAAAACTAA
- the trpD gene encoding anthranilate phosphoribosyltransferase, with protein MKKILNQLFEHKSLDRATAKEVLMNLAKGAYNQSQMAAFLTVYSMRSITVEELTGFRDAMLELCVKVEIDEYNAIDLCGTGGDGKDTFNISTLASFITAGAGQNVAKHGNSSVSSVCGSSNVLAHFGYEFTNDIGTIKRSLDDAGICFLHAPLFHPAMKNVAPIRKELGVKTFFNMLGPMVNPAFPKRQLVGVFNLELARLYGYLYQQTDKQFVILHSLDGYDEISLTGDFKMINNETETILSPKDIGMPKVTEQELFGGDTVEEAAGIFKSILEGKGTDAQNSAVIANAGLAISTGKGISIAEGIEQAKESLFSGKANEKFETLISIKA; from the coding sequence ATGAAAAAGATATTAAATCAACTCTTCGAACATAAATCCTTAGATCGAGCTACAGCCAAAGAAGTATTGATGAATTTGGCAAAAGGAGCTTATAACCAAAGTCAAATGGCTGCTTTCTTGACAGTTTATTCTATGCGTAGCATTACTGTAGAGGAATTGACAGGTTTTAGAGATGCCATGCTAGAGCTTTGTGTAAAAGTTGAAATAGATGAATACAATGCCATTGACCTTTGTGGTACAGGTGGTGACGGAAAAGATACATTCAATATTTCTACTTTGGCTTCTTTCATAACGGCAGGAGCAGGGCAGAATGTTGCTAAACATGGAAACTCATCGGTTTCGTCAGTTTGTGGTTCTTCGAATGTATTAGCTCATTTTGGGTATGAGTTTACAAATGATATCGGTACAATAAAAAGAAGTTTGGATGATGCAGGAATTTGTTTCTTGCATGCACCACTTTTCCACCCAGCTATGAAAAACGTAGCTCCAATTCGTAAAGAGTTAGGTGTAAAAACATTCTTCAATATGCTTGGGCCAATGGTTAACCCTGCATTTCCGAAAAGACAATTAGTAGGTGTTTTTAACTTAGAACTCGCCCGACTTTACGGTTATCTTTATCAGCAAACAGATAAGCAATTTGTTATTCTTCATTCATTGGATGGTTATGATGAAATTTCTTTGACAGGAGATTTTAAGATGATTAACAATGAAACAGAAACCATCCTTTCTCCAAAAGATATTGGAATGCCAAAAGTGACCGAACAAGAATTATTTGGAGGTGATACAGTGGAAGAAGCTGCGGGCATTTTCAAATCTATTTTGGAGGGTAAAGGAACAGACGCTCAAAATAGTGCAGTTATCGCCAATGCAGGTCTTGCGATCAGCACAGGAAAAGGAATTTCAATTGCAGAAGGAATTGAGCAAGCTAAAGAGTCGCTTTTCTCAGGAAAGGCAAATGAGAAATTTGAAACATTGATCAGTATCAAAGCATAA
- the trpC gene encoding indole-3-glycerol phosphate synthase TrpC, protein MDILEKIIARKEVEVAEAKARVSVSQLEHRPMFDKAPFSATKWLRNPNKTGIIAEFKRRSPSKGLINGESRVVDVAEGYLKAGVSAMSVLTDTDFFGGTFDDLCAARTVVDCPILRKDFMIDEYQILEAKSFGADIILLIAAAISPQRLKELAQFAQNLGMETLLEVHDEQELNTHFNPYINLVGVNNRNLKTFEVSVETSIRLAELIPNNCVKISESGISDPKTIKELKKYGYQGFLIGENFMKTNDPAAAIAEFVKEL, encoded by the coding sequence ATGGACATCTTAGAAAAAATCATAGCACGAAAAGAAGTCGAAGTAGCTGAAGCAAAAGCTAGAGTTTCCGTTTCTCAGTTAGAGCATCGCCCGATGTTTGATAAAGCACCGTTTTCTGCAACGAAGTGGCTTCGTAATCCGAATAAAACAGGAATTATTGCTGAATTCAAAAGACGTTCACCATCTAAAGGGCTGATCAATGGAGAAAGTCGAGTAGTTGATGTTGCCGAAGGTTACTTGAAAGCTGGAGTTTCTGCCATGTCTGTACTTACAGATACAGATTTCTTTGGTGGTACTTTCGATGATCTTTGTGCTGCTAGAACTGTAGTAGACTGCCCAATTCTTCGCAAAGATTTCATGATTGATGAATATCAGATTTTAGAGGCAAAGTCTTTCGGTGCTGATATTATTTTATTGATTGCTGCAGCTATTTCTCCTCAAAGATTGAAAGAGTTAGCTCAGTTTGCTCAGAACCTAGGTATGGAAACATTACTCGAAGTTCATGATGAACAGGAATTGAATACACACTTCAATCCATACATTAATTTGGTTGGAGTAAACAACCGAAACCTTAAAACATTTGAGGTAAGTGTGGAGACTTCTATTCGTTTGGCAGAGTTGATTCCTAATAATTGTGTGAAGATTTCTGAGAGTGGAATTAGTGATCCGAAGACAATTAAAGAGTTGAAAAAGTACGGTTATCAAGGGTTTTTGATTGGTGAAAACTTTATGAAAACCAATGATCCTGCTGCTGCAATTGCTGAATTTGTGAAAGAGCTCTAA
- a CDS encoding phosphoribosylanthranilate isomerase: MKWKVCGMRETANIEAVLALEPDYMGFIFYPPSPRFVGDDLDENLLKNDFPKSTKKVGVFVNASEAEIRQEIQKYALDVIQLHGSESPELCKAFQNEVEVIKVFGLGKDDFDFSQLNEYENVVDFFLFDTQSKKHGGTGKTFDWNLLNEYQSKKPYFLSGGIAIDNVQKLEEINIPKAFALDVNSKFEITPAMKNVDLLAELKIEIKKLKI, encoded by the coding sequence ATGAAATGGAAAGTATGCGGAATGCGAGAAACAGCAAATATTGAAGCTGTTCTTGCACTTGAGCCAGATTACATGGGCTTTATTTTCTATCCTCCTTCCCCTCGTTTTGTAGGAGATGATTTAGATGAAAATTTGCTAAAGAATGATTTTCCGAAATCCACCAAGAAAGTTGGTGTTTTTGTAAACGCTTCAGAGGCTGAAATTCGACAAGAAATCCAAAAGTATGCTTTGGATGTTATACAGTTACACGGAAGTGAATCACCAGAACTGTGTAAGGCTTTTCAAAATGAAGTTGAGGTTATTAAAGTTTTCGGTTTAGGAAAAGATGATTTTGATTTTTCTCAACTGAATGAATACGAAAATGTAGTCGACTTTTTCCTATTTGATACACAAAGCAAAAAGCATGGTGGCACAGGGAAAACTTTCGATTGGAATCTTCTTAATGAATATCAAAGCAAGAAACCATATTTTCTCAGTGGCGGTATTGCTATAGATAATGTTCAGAAGTTAGAGGAAATCAACATTCCAAAAGCATTTGCACTGGATGTCAATAGCAAGTTTGAAATAACTCCAGCAATGAAGAATGTAGACCTTCTTGCTGAATTAAAAATTGAAATCAAGAAACTCAAAATATAA
- the trpB gene encoding tryptophan synthase subunit beta, with product MSYQVDDKGYYGRFGGAFVPEMLHPNVEELKANYLKIMESPEFRKEFDQLLKDYVGRPTPLYKAERLSEKYGAKIYLKREDLCHTGAHKVNNTIGQILVAKALGKKKIIAETGAGQHGVATATVCALMGMPCIVYMGEIDMARQKPNVERMRILGAEVRPATSGSKTLKDATNEALRHWIQDPDGTHYIIGSVVGPHPYPDMVAKFQSVISEEIKKQLLEKEGTENPDYVIACVGGGSNAAGAFYHYLDEKDVQLVAVEAAGHGVDSGETAATTALGSFGVLHGNRTLVMQTEDGQVVEPYSISAGLDYPGIGPMHAHLFESGRGVFLNATDTEAMEAGVQLSKMEGIIPAVESSHALAALDKMDLKPSDVVVINLSGRGDKDLETYIKWGKY from the coding sequence ATGAGCTATCAAGTTGACGATAAAGGATATTACGGACGTTTTGGTGGAGCATTTGTTCCAGAAATGTTGCACCCAAATGTTGAAGAACTCAAAGCCAATTATTTGAAAATTATGGAATCTCCTGAGTTTAGAAAGGAGTTTGACCAATTATTGAAAGATTATGTTGGGCGACCAACACCATTATATAAAGCAGAACGACTTTCTGAAAAATATGGTGCTAAAATCTATTTAAAGAGAGAAGATTTGTGTCATACAGGTGCTCATAAAGTAAATAATACGATAGGGCAGATATTAGTAGCCAAGGCCTTGGGCAAAAAGAAGATTATTGCGGAAACAGGAGCGGGGCAGCATGGGGTAGCTACAGCAACTGTTTGTGCACTTATGGGAATGCCATGTATCGTGTATATGGGAGAAATAGATATGGCGCGCCAAAAGCCAAACGTAGAACGTATGCGTATTTTGGGGGCTGAAGTTCGACCAGCTACAAGTGGTAGTAAGACTTTAAAAGATGCTACAAATGAGGCACTTCGTCACTGGATTCAAGACCCGGACGGAACACACTATATTATTGGTTCTGTGGTAGGTCCTCACCCTTATCCTGATATGGTAGCAAAATTCCAGTCGGTTATTTCTGAAGAAATCAAGAAACAATTGTTGGAAAAAGAAGGTACAGAAAACCCTGATTATGTGATTGCATGTGTGGGTGGTGGTAGTAATGCTGCTGGTGCTTTCTATCATTATTTGGATGAAAAAGACGTTCAACTTGTAGCAGTAGAAGCTGCTGGGCATGGTGTTGATTCAGGAGAAACAGCAGCAACAACTGCTTTGGGTTCATTCGGAGTTTTACACGGAAATAGAACACTAGTCATGCAAACTGAAGATGGGCAAGTAGTAGAACCTTATTCAATTTCTGCAGGTTTGGACTATCCTGGTATCGGACCAATGCATGCACATTTGTTTGAATCGGGAAGAGGAGTTTTCTTGAATGCAACTGATACGGAAGCGATGGAAGCAGGCGTACAGCTTTCAAAAATGGAAGGAATTATTCCAGCTGTAGAATCTTCACACGCATTGGCTGCACTTGATAAAATGGACTTGAAACCAAGCGATGTAGTTGTAATCAACCTTTCTGGTAGAGGGGATAAAGATTTGGAGACTTACATCAAATGGGGGAAATACTAA
- a CDS encoding carbonic anhydrase yields MDIDKIFVNNQEWVQSKLDLDKNYFDDLAKGQQPEILYIGCSDSRVTAEDMMGAGPGEVFVHRNIANMVSNLDLSAMSVINYAVDHLGVKHIVICGHTNCGGVKAAMDSQDLGLLNSWLRNIRDVYRIHKKELNAIEDEDKRYDRLVELNVQEQCINVMKLAAVQLAYRKKKISVHGWVFDIRTGKIIDLGINMDEVLEGIMEIYRLEE; encoded by the coding sequence ATGGATATTGATAAAATCTTCGTCAACAATCAAGAGTGGGTTCAAAGTAAGCTTGATCTCGATAAAAACTATTTTGATGATTTGGCAAAAGGTCAACAGCCTGAAATATTATATATAGGTTGTTCAGATAGTCGTGTAACTGCCGAAGACATGATGGGAGCTGGACCAGGTGAAGTATTTGTTCATAGAAATATTGCAAATATGGTATCCAACCTTGATTTAAGTGCGATGTCTGTAATTAATTATGCTGTAGATCATTTAGGGGTTAAGCATATTGTAATTTGTGGACATACAAATTGTGGTGGAGTAAAAGCAGCTATGGACTCTCAAGATTTGGGTTTATTGAATTCTTGGTTGAGAAATATCCGTGATGTGTATCGTATCCATAAAAAAGAGCTGAATGCAATTGAGGATGAAGATAAAAGATATGACCGTTTGGTTGAGCTGAATGTCCAAGAACAATGTATAAATGTAATGAAGTTGGCGGCTGTTCAATTGGCTTATCGTAAAAAGAAAATCTCAGTTCACGGTTGGGTCTTTGATATAAGAACAGGTAAAATTATTGATCTGGGTATCAATATGGATGAAGTTCTTGAAGGAATAATGGAAATTTACAGATTAGAAGAATAG
- a CDS encoding alanine/glycine:cation symporter family protein: MILLATTQSTFIEKALSSFSNAMWGPALLVLLLGGGFYFLMISKFLPFRYLKHAIDVLRGKYDDPNEEGELNHYETLSGAIAATVGLGNISGVAIAIIMGGPGALFWMWISAIVGSATKFFTCTLSIMYRGKDDEGNVQGGPMYVIMEGLGKKWKPLAVIFSLAGMIGTTPAFQSNQLTQIVYEVVVPQTYTGEVWVPKLIISLVILSIVALVILGGIQRIGNIAGKLVPVMVLVYSISVIYIILSNYEQIIPCFELIFSDAFSGEAVLGGAIGQVIIIGARRAAFSNEAGLGTAPMMHGAAKTSEPVREGLIAMLGPIIDTVIVCTMTALAILITGVWKDGSGNGIEVTALAFESGIPYVGKYILLFAVVTFSMTTLFTMSYYGTKCTGFVFGAKYQKYYNWFYCAIIIIAALIPLDVLINLIDGMYAVMAWPTMISTILLSKTVIEAAKAYFKKYEKEDEKLVDIS, encoded by the coding sequence ATGATACTATTAGCTACTACACAATCAACATTCATAGAAAAAGCTCTTTCTAGTTTTAGTAATGCCATGTGGGGACCTGCACTTCTGGTACTATTACTGGGTGGAGGTTTTTATTTTTTGATGATTTCAAAATTTCTACCTTTCAGATACTTAAAACATGCTATTGATGTATTAAGAGGGAAATATGATGACCCGAATGAAGAGGGTGAGTTAAACCATTATGAAACACTTTCTGGAGCTATTGCAGCAACAGTTGGCTTAGGAAACATTAGTGGCGTAGCCATCGCAATTATTATGGGTGGTCCAGGTGCGTTGTTTTGGATGTGGATTTCAGCAATTGTAGGTAGTGCGACCAAGTTCTTTACTTGTACGCTTTCCATTATGTACAGGGGAAAGGATGACGAAGGAAATGTACAGGGAGGACCTATGTATGTGATAATGGAAGGACTTGGTAAGAAGTGGAAGCCTCTAGCTGTTATTTTTTCGTTGGCAGGGATGATCGGTACAACTCCAGCATTCCAATCTAATCAGTTGACTCAAATTGTGTATGAGGTAGTTGTTCCTCAGACTTATACAGGTGAAGTGTGGGTACCTAAACTAATTATTTCTTTAGTTATCTTATCTATAGTAGCCCTTGTTATCTTAGGAGGTATTCAAAGAATTGGAAATATAGCGGGTAAGCTTGTACCTGTAATGGTTTTAGTTTATTCAATTAGTGTTATTTATATCATCTTAAGTAATTATGAGCAAATCATTCCTTGTTTTGAATTGATTTTTTCTGATGCCTTTTCTGGTGAAGCAGTTCTTGGAGGAGCTATCGGTCAAGTTATAATTATTGGAGCAAGACGAGCAGCATTTTCAAATGAAGCAGGACTAGGTACGGCTCCAATGATGCATGGTGCAGCCAAAACAAGTGAACCTGTTCGTGAGGGCTTGATAGCAATGCTGGGACCTATCATTGACACAGTAATTGTTTGTACAATGACAGCTCTTGCGATTCTAATAACGGGAGTTTGGAAAGATGGAAGCGGAAACGGTATTGAAGTTACAGCTCTCGCATTTGAATCAGGTATTCCTTACGTAGGAAAGTATATTCTTTTATTTGCTGTTGTGACTTTCTCTATGACTACATTATTTACGATGTCATACTACGGAACAAAATGTACAGGTTTTGTTTTTGGAGCAAAATATCAGAAGTACTACAATTGGTTTTATTGTGCGATTATAATTATTGCAGCATTGATCCCATTGGATGTCTTGATCAACTTGATTGATGGAATGTATGCTGTGATGGCTTGGCCAACCATGATTTCAACTATTCTACTCTCTAAAACTGTTATTGAAGCAGCGAAAGCCTATTTCAAGAAATATGAGAAAGAGGACGAAAAACTCGTTGATATTTCTTAA
- a CDS encoding SDR family NAD(P)-dependent oxidoreductase, which yields MKLSTKEKNRLLNKYGKWAVVTGASSGIGLELSNLLASAGFNLVLNSRYFDKLEILANGLMKKYNTEVKIVAKDVSEEFSIDAILAACEGLEVGLLIQSAGFGTSGKLIHSDLKKELNMLQVNCAAVLKLNYHFAKRFAEERRGGIILLSSLVSFQGVPLASNYAASKAYVQSLAEGLSYEMKDHNVDVLAAAPGPVKTPFSERADMKMNMALSTSMIGVPILKALGRKSTVLPGLLTKLLIYSLDFLPRWARVRVMKSIMGKMTEHQNIFENTSDHLH from the coding sequence ATGAAACTTTCTACTAAAGAAAAAAATAGATTATTAAATAAATATGGAAAATGGGCCGTAGTTACTGGCGCATCATCTGGAATTGGTCTTGAACTAAGTAATCTTTTAGCCAGTGCAGGTTTCAATTTAGTCTTGAATTCTAGGTATTTCGATAAACTTGAAATATTGGCTAATGGCCTAATGAAAAAATATAATACAGAAGTCAAGATTGTGGCTAAAGATGTGTCAGAGGAGTTTAGTATAGATGCTATTTTAGCAGCTTGTGAAGGGCTTGAGGTTGGTTTACTTATTCAATCTGCTGGTTTTGGTACTTCTGGGAAGTTGATTCACTCAGACCTTAAAAAGGAATTAAATATGCTTCAAGTAAACTGTGCTGCAGTCTTAAAGCTTAATTATCACTTCGCCAAAAGATTTGCTGAAGAAAGGAGAGGGGGAATTATATTATTAAGTTCTTTGGTAAGCTTTCAAGGAGTTCCTTTAGCTTCAAATTATGCTGCAAGTAAAGCATATGTTCAATCATTAGCTGAAGGATTATCTTATGAAATGAAAGACCATAATGTGGACGTTTTAGCAGCTGCACCTGGGCCCGTTAAAACACCATTCTCAGAACGAGCAGATATGAAAATGAATATGGCACTTTCCACGAGTATGATTGGAGTTCCTATACTCAAAGCTTTAGGTAGAAAAAGTACTGTACTTCCTGGTTTACTCACAAAACTGCTCATTTACTCTCTTGATTTTTTACCGCGTTGGGCGAGAGTTCGAGTGATGAAGTCTATAATGGGTAAAATGACGGAACATCAGAACATCTTTGAAAACACTTCAGATCATCTACATTAA